In Cydia fagiglandana chromosome 16, ilCydFagi1.1, whole genome shotgun sequence, the following are encoded in one genomic region:
- the LOC134672108 gene encoding hillarin-like — MATLHKNGVDEKRLSKYVQQNVQEDVVSFYITFPEEGQYGLDIYTRERGGPTAIHQNGSVEKEKHLLTHCCKYLINSSKRN; from the exons ATGGCGACGCTCCACAAGAACGGCGTCGACGAGAAGCGGCTCAGCAAGTACGTGCAGCAGAACGTGCAGGAGGACGTCGTGTCCTTCTACATCACGTTCCCGGAGGAag gtcAATATGGCTTAGACATCTACACacgcgaacgcggcggccccaCGGCGATACATCAGAACGGCTCCGTCGAGAAAGAGAAGCACCTCCTCACACACTGCTGCAAATACCTCATCAACAGCAGTAAACGCAACTAG